The following proteins come from a genomic window of Astatotilapia calliptera chromosome 11, fAstCal1.2, whole genome shotgun sequence:
- the st14 gene encoding suppressor of tumorigenicity 14 protein isoform X2 gives MHSARYDKDGHNKHERIDFLTQKEKAPPKSKTGIVIGVVVALLILSAVAAFLIWFFVFKDADSDAALSKQLRQSVPVFSGRMTLVNQPYDQNLEDTNSPEFQALAEKLETVLGNYLKRDPILEKYYTKSVVTAFSEGVKAYYWSQFNIPHSDLEMIPDVSEERILDALESGIRQSRSASAPDVKISQVTASLTDSRMARDPRANDCFYRLEADTNPQNFSSPGYPTGYPPKSRCQWQIRASEENVIVVNFLYFYIEDDCSDDFVYIYDSLSPDDSQAITKKCGQRPPSNPLEVVSSNNIMLINFIAETDAQKPGFQAAYSVIPKADVTCGGSLSQKQGNFTSPLYPSFYPPAKDCKWTITVAPGSKVRLRFTMFRMKEPGVDTRLCHKDYVEIMGNKYCGEVASLSLTSDTNVLVVNFHSDRSHTDKGFSAEYSSYDPSNPCPDRFACTNGLCIDQKLKCDGWNDCGDMSDERQCNCDKDQFACSNGMCKPKLWVCDHVNDCGDGSDEKICGCAQNEFQCGNGVCLPQSVQCDDKQDCKDGSDEVGCKTDTSICTDYSFKCKSGVCINKVNAECDRVQDCSDNSDETICDCGTRPYKLNRIVGGQNAELGEWPWQVSLHFSTHGPTCGASIISNTWLLSAAHCFVTSNSESNNPSSWLSYSGMQNQYSHDNVQSRKLKRIIPHPLYNQMTSDYDIALLELSEPLQFANTIQPICLPDSSHVFPAGMSCWVTGWGALREGGQAAQILQKALVKIINDSVCDVVTEGQVTSRMLCSGYLSGGVDACQGDSGGPLVCFEESGKWFQAGIVSWGEGCARRNKPGVYTRVTKLREWIKQETNI, from the exons GGTCACAACAAACATGAGCGGATCGACTTTTTAACCCAAAAAGAGAAGGCACCACCAAAGAGCAAGACTGGCATCGTGATTGGTGTTGTTGTGGCACTTCTCATCCTTTCAGCCGTCGCAGCTTTCCTCATTTGGTTTTTTGTCT TTAAAGATGCTGATTCAGATGCCGCCCTCAGTAAGCAGCTCCGTCAATCAGTACCGGTTTTTAGCGGGCGTATGACGCTGGTTAATCAACCTTATGACCAAAACCTGGAGGACACCAACAGCCCAGAATTCCAGGCTCTGGCAGAAAAATTGGAGACAGTT CTGGGGAACTATTTAAAGAGAGATCCAATCCTTGAAAAATACTACACCAAATCTGTAGTCACTGCATTCAG CGAGGGCGTGAAAGCCTACTACTGGTCTCAGTTCAACATTCCACACAGCGACCTGGAGATGATACCGGACGTTTCAGAGGAGCGGATCTTGGAtgcactggagagtggcattaggcAAAGCCGCTCGGCAAGTGCCCCTGATGTAAAGATCAGTCAAGTCACTGCCTCAC tCACGGATTCTCGTATGGCCAGGGACCCAAGAGCCA ATGATTGTTTCTACCGTCTGGAAGCTGACACAAATCCCCAGAATTTTTCATCTCCAGGGTACCCCACGGGCTACCCCCCCAAGTCACGGTGTCAGTGGCAAATCCGAGCCTCGGAGGAAAACGTTATAGTTGTCAATTTCCTTTATTTCTACATTGAGGATGACTGCTCAGACGACTTTGTCTACATCTATGACTCTTTGAGTCCAGACGATTCTCAGGCCATTACAAA GAAGTGTGGTCAGAGGCCTCCTTCTAACCCTCTGGAGGTTGTGTCATCTAACAACATCATGCTGATTAACTTTATAGCTGAGACTGATGCTCAGAAGCCTGGCTTCCAAGCTGCGTACAGTGTGATCCCCAAGGCTGATG TTACGTGTGGTGGCAGCCTTTCTCAAAAACAGGGAAACTTCACTTCCCCACTTTACCCAAGCTTTTATCCTCCTGCTAAAGACTGCAAGTGGACCATCACG GTCGCTCCTGGGAGCAAAGTACGGCTGAGGTTCACCATGTTTCGCATGAAAGAGCCTGGAGTGGACACGCGTTTATGTCACAAAGACTATGTGGAAATTATGGGAAACAA GTATTGTGGAGAAGTTGCATCGCTGTCTTTGACCTCTGACACCAACGTTCTAGTGGTTAATTTCCACTCTGATAGGTCTCACACTGACAAAGGCTTCAGTGCAGAGTACAGTTCCTATGATCCTTCAAACC CTTGCCCTGACCGGTTTGCCTGCACCAATGGCCTGTGCATCGACCAGAAATTGAAGTGTGATGGCTGGAACGACTGTGGTGACATGAGCGATGAGAGGCAGTGCA ATTGCGATAAGGACCAGTTCGCTTGCAGTAATGGCATGTGTAAACCGAAACTCTGGGTGTGTGATCATGTCAACGACTGTGGGGATGGAAGTGATGAGAAAATATGCG GTTGTGCCCAAAATGAGTTCCAGTGTGGGAACGGGGTTTGTCTGCCACagagtgttcagtgtgatgataAGCAAGACTGCAAAGATGGGAGCGATGAGGTTGGTTGTAAAACTG ATACGAGTATATGCACTGACTATAGCTTCAAGTGTAAGAGCGGAGTTTGCATCAACAAGGTGAATGCCGAATGTGACCGCGTCCAGGACTGCTCTGATAACTCTGATGAGACCATTTGTG ATTGTGGCACCAGGCCTTACAAGCTGAATCGCATCGTAGGAGGGCAGAATGCTGAGCTAGGGGAGTGGCcttggcaggttagccttcacTTCTCAACCCACGGACCGACTTGTGGTGCCTCAATCATCTCTAACACGTGGCTTCTTTCGGCCGCTCACTGTTTTGTCACCAGCAACTCAGA GAGCAACAATCCATCCAGCTGGCTGTCCTACAGTGGCATGCAGAACCAATACAGCCATGACAACGTGCAGTCCCGCAAATTGAAGAGAATCATCCCCCACCCGCTTTACAATCAAATGACATCTGACTATGACATTGCTCTGCTGGAGCTCAGTGAACCTCTGCAATTTGCCAATACCATACAACCCATCTGCCTACCCGATTCCTCCCATGTTTTCCCAGCAGGCATGTCCTGCTGGGTCACAGGCTGGGGCGCTCTCCGAGAAGGAG GTCAAGCTGCACAGATTTTACAGAAAGCATTAGTGAAAATCATCAATGACTCCGTGTGTGACGTGGTCACAGAAGGCCAAGTCACCTCCAGGATGCTCTGCAGTGGATACTTGTCTGGAGGAGTTGACGCATGCCAG GGTGACTCTGGAGGCCCCCTGGTGTGCTTCGAAGAGAGCGGGAAGTGGTTCCAGGCGGGCATTGTGAGCTGGGGAGAGGGCTGCGCTCGTCGGAACAAGCCTGGTGTCTACACGCGCGTCACCAAGCTCAGAGAATGGATTAAACAGGAGACAAATATTTGA
- the st14 gene encoding suppressor of tumorigenicity 14 protein isoform X1, which translates to MHSARYDKDGHNKHERIDFLTQKEKAPPKSKTGIVIGVVVALLILSAVAAFLIWFFVFKDADSDAALSKQLRQSVPVFSGRMTLVNQPYDQNLEDTNSPEFQALAEKLETVLGNYLKRDPILEKYYTKSVVTAFSEGVKAYYWSQFNIPHSDLEMIPDVSEERILDALESGIRQSRSASAPDVKISQVTASLTDSRMARDPRANDCFYRLEADTNPQNFSSPGYPTGYPPKSRCQWQIRASEENVIVVNFLYFYIEDDCSDDFVYIYDSLSPDDSQAITKKCGQRPPSNPLEVVSSNNIMLINFIAETDAQKPGFQAAYSVIPKADVTCGGSLSQKQGNFTSPLYPSFYPPAKDCKWTITVAPGSKVRLRFTMFRMKEPGVDTRLCHKDYVEIMGNKYCGEVASLSLTSDTNVLVVNFHSDRSHTDKGFSAEYSSYDPSNPCPDRFACTNGLCIDQKLKCDGWNDCGDMSDERQCNCDKDQFACSNGMCKPKLWVCDHVNDCGDGSDEKICGCAQNEFQCGNGVCLPQSVQCDDKQDCKDGSDEVGCKTDTSICTDYSFKCKSGVCINKVNAECDRVQDCSDNSDETICDCGTRPYKLNRIVGGQNAELGEWPWQVSLHFSTHGPTCGASIISNTWLLSAAHCFVTSNSESNNPSSWLSYSGMQNQYSHDNVQSRKLKRIIPHPLYNQMTSDYDIALLELSEPLQFANTIQPICLPDSSHVFPAGMSCWVTGWGALREGAGQAAQILQKALVKIINDSVCDVVTEGQVTSRMLCSGYLSGGVDACQGDSGGPLVCFEESGKWFQAGIVSWGEGCARRNKPGVYTRVTKLREWIKQETNI; encoded by the exons GGTCACAACAAACATGAGCGGATCGACTTTTTAACCCAAAAAGAGAAGGCACCACCAAAGAGCAAGACTGGCATCGTGATTGGTGTTGTTGTGGCACTTCTCATCCTTTCAGCCGTCGCAGCTTTCCTCATTTGGTTTTTTGTCT TTAAAGATGCTGATTCAGATGCCGCCCTCAGTAAGCAGCTCCGTCAATCAGTACCGGTTTTTAGCGGGCGTATGACGCTGGTTAATCAACCTTATGACCAAAACCTGGAGGACACCAACAGCCCAGAATTCCAGGCTCTGGCAGAAAAATTGGAGACAGTT CTGGGGAACTATTTAAAGAGAGATCCAATCCTTGAAAAATACTACACCAAATCTGTAGTCACTGCATTCAG CGAGGGCGTGAAAGCCTACTACTGGTCTCAGTTCAACATTCCACACAGCGACCTGGAGATGATACCGGACGTTTCAGAGGAGCGGATCTTGGAtgcactggagagtggcattaggcAAAGCCGCTCGGCAAGTGCCCCTGATGTAAAGATCAGTCAAGTCACTGCCTCAC tCACGGATTCTCGTATGGCCAGGGACCCAAGAGCCA ATGATTGTTTCTACCGTCTGGAAGCTGACACAAATCCCCAGAATTTTTCATCTCCAGGGTACCCCACGGGCTACCCCCCCAAGTCACGGTGTCAGTGGCAAATCCGAGCCTCGGAGGAAAACGTTATAGTTGTCAATTTCCTTTATTTCTACATTGAGGATGACTGCTCAGACGACTTTGTCTACATCTATGACTCTTTGAGTCCAGACGATTCTCAGGCCATTACAAA GAAGTGTGGTCAGAGGCCTCCTTCTAACCCTCTGGAGGTTGTGTCATCTAACAACATCATGCTGATTAACTTTATAGCTGAGACTGATGCTCAGAAGCCTGGCTTCCAAGCTGCGTACAGTGTGATCCCCAAGGCTGATG TTACGTGTGGTGGCAGCCTTTCTCAAAAACAGGGAAACTTCACTTCCCCACTTTACCCAAGCTTTTATCCTCCTGCTAAAGACTGCAAGTGGACCATCACG GTCGCTCCTGGGAGCAAAGTACGGCTGAGGTTCACCATGTTTCGCATGAAAGAGCCTGGAGTGGACACGCGTTTATGTCACAAAGACTATGTGGAAATTATGGGAAACAA GTATTGTGGAGAAGTTGCATCGCTGTCTTTGACCTCTGACACCAACGTTCTAGTGGTTAATTTCCACTCTGATAGGTCTCACACTGACAAAGGCTTCAGTGCAGAGTACAGTTCCTATGATCCTTCAAACC CTTGCCCTGACCGGTTTGCCTGCACCAATGGCCTGTGCATCGACCAGAAATTGAAGTGTGATGGCTGGAACGACTGTGGTGACATGAGCGATGAGAGGCAGTGCA ATTGCGATAAGGACCAGTTCGCTTGCAGTAATGGCATGTGTAAACCGAAACTCTGGGTGTGTGATCATGTCAACGACTGTGGGGATGGAAGTGATGAGAAAATATGCG GTTGTGCCCAAAATGAGTTCCAGTGTGGGAACGGGGTTTGTCTGCCACagagtgttcagtgtgatgataAGCAAGACTGCAAAGATGGGAGCGATGAGGTTGGTTGTAAAACTG ATACGAGTATATGCACTGACTATAGCTTCAAGTGTAAGAGCGGAGTTTGCATCAACAAGGTGAATGCCGAATGTGACCGCGTCCAGGACTGCTCTGATAACTCTGATGAGACCATTTGTG ATTGTGGCACCAGGCCTTACAAGCTGAATCGCATCGTAGGAGGGCAGAATGCTGAGCTAGGGGAGTGGCcttggcaggttagccttcacTTCTCAACCCACGGACCGACTTGTGGTGCCTCAATCATCTCTAACACGTGGCTTCTTTCGGCCGCTCACTGTTTTGTCACCAGCAACTCAGA GAGCAACAATCCATCCAGCTGGCTGTCCTACAGTGGCATGCAGAACCAATACAGCCATGACAACGTGCAGTCCCGCAAATTGAAGAGAATCATCCCCCACCCGCTTTACAATCAAATGACATCTGACTATGACATTGCTCTGCTGGAGCTCAGTGAACCTCTGCAATTTGCCAATACCATACAACCCATCTGCCTACCCGATTCCTCCCATGTTTTCCCAGCAGGCATGTCCTGCTGGGTCACAGGCTGGGGCGCTCTCCGAGAAGGAG CAGGTCAAGCTGCACAGATTTTACAGAAAGCATTAGTGAAAATCATCAATGACTCCGTGTGTGACGTGGTCACAGAAGGCCAAGTCACCTCCAGGATGCTCTGCAGTGGATACTTGTCTGGAGGAGTTGACGCATGCCAG GGTGACTCTGGAGGCCCCCTGGTGTGCTTCGAAGAGAGCGGGAAGTGGTTCCAGGCGGGCATTGTGAGCTGGGGAGAGGGCTGCGCTCGTCGGAACAAGCCTGGTGTCTACACGCGCGTCACCAAGCTCAGAGAATGGATTAAACAGGAGACAAATATTTGA